From Corvus cornix cornix isolate S_Up_H32 chromosome 1A, ASM73873v5, whole genome shotgun sequence, a single genomic window includes:
- the PMPCB gene encoding mitochondrial-processing peptidase subunit beta isoform X3 yields MGCVHVGTRKLRVSKAATEVILNVPETRVSPLENGLQVASEDSGLSTCTVGLWIDAGSRYENEKNNGTAHFLEHMAFKGTKKRSQLDLELEIENMGAHLNAYTSREQTVYYAKAFSKDLPRAVEILADIIQNSTLGEAEIERERGVILREMQEVETNLQEVVFDYLHATAYQNTALGRTILGPTENIKSINRSDLVEYITTHYKGPRMVLAAAGGVSHDELLDLAKCHFGNLPSAPEGGLPPLPPCSFTGSEIRIRDDKMPLAHLAIAVEAAGWSDPDTIPLMVANTLIGNWDRSFGGGVQNLSSKLAQIACHGNLCHSFQSFNTCYTDTGLWGLYVVCEPSTIQDMVHFVQREWIRLCTSVTENEVARAKNLLKTNMLLQLDGSTPICEDIGRQMLCYKRRIPIPELEARIEAIDAQTIREICTKYIYDKHPAVAAVGPIEQLPEYSKICSGMYWLRE; encoded by the exons ATGGGC tgtgTGCATGTTGGAACAAGGAAGCTCAGAGTTTCCAAAGCAGCAACAGAAGTAATCTTAAATGTCCCTGAAACTAGGGTGAGTCCTTTGGAAAATGGCTTGCAAGTAGCTTCTGAAGACTCTGGACTCTCAACATGCACA GTTGGTCTTTGGATTGATGCTGGAAGCAGGTATGAAAATGAGAAGAACAATGGAACTGCTCACTTTCTTGAGCATATGGCTTTCAAG GGAACGAAAAAGAGATCTCAGTTAGACCTTGAACTAGAGATTGAGAACATGGGGGCTCATCTGAACGCATACACGTCCAGGGAACAAACTGTGTATTATGCAAAAGCTTTTTCGAAAGATTTACCAAGAG CTGTGGAAATTCTTGCTGACATAATTCAGAACAGTAccctgggagaggcagagaTTGAGCGTGAGCGAGGAGTTATACTTCGAGAGATGCAAGAGGTGGAAACCAATTTGCAAGAAGTTGTCTTTGATTACCTTCATGCCACAGCCTACCAGAATACAGCTCTAGGACGGACAATTTTAGGACCCACTGAAAATATCAA ATCCATAAATCGTAGTGACTTGGTGGAGTACATAACAACACATTACAAAGGACCCAGAATGgtcttggctgctgctggag GGGTCTCTCATGATGAACTACTTGACCTGGCGAAGTGCCATTTTGGTAACTTGCCATCTGCTCCAGAAGGAGGACTGCCACCCCTGCCGCCTTGTAGCTTCACAGGTAGTGAG ATTCGGATAAGGGATGACAAGATGCCCCTGGCACACCTGGCCATAGCTGTCGAAGCAGCCGGCTGGTCAGACCCTGATACAATCCCACTCATGGTAGCCAATACTCTGATAGGTAACTGGGATCGGTCCTTTGGAGGAGGAGTG CAGAATTTGTCCAGTAAACTTGCCCAGATTGCCTGCCATGGTAACCTGTGTCACAGTTTCCAGTCCTTCAACACCTGCTACACTgacacagggctgtggggactCTATGTGGTCTGTGAGCCATCCACTATTCAGGACATGGTGCACTTTGTTCAGAGAGAATG gataAGACTTTGCACAAgtgttacagaaaatgaagtagCTCGAGCAAAAAATCTTCTTAAGACTAATATGCTGCTACAACTTGATG GGTCCACACCAATCTGTGAAGACATTGGAAGACAAATGCTGTGTTACAAGCGCCGAATCCCAATTCCAGAACTGGAGGCAAGAATTGAA GCTATTGATGCCCAGACTATTAGAGAAATCTGCACGAAGTACATCTATGATAAGCATCCTGCAGTTGCTGCCGTGG GTCCAATTGAACAACTTCCAGAGTATAGCAAAATCTGCAGTGGCATGTATTGGCTTCGTGAGTAG
- the PMPCB gene encoding mitochondrial-processing peptidase subunit beta isoform X2 gives MRNRGGMNQRIQEWWLSWLPEQCVHVGTRKLRVSKAATEVILNVPETRVSPLENGLQVASEDSGLSTCTVGLWIDAGSRYENEKNNGTAHFLEHMAFKGTKKRSQLDLELEIENMGAHLNAYTSREQTVYYAKAFSKDLPRAVEILADIIQNSTLGEAEIERERGVILREMQEVETNLQEVVFDYLHATAYQNTALGRTILGPTENIKSINRSDLVEYITTHYKGPRMVLAAAGGVSHDELLDLAKCHFGNLPSAPEGGLPPLPPCSFTGSEIRIRDDKMPLAHLAIAVEAAGWSDPDTIPLMVANTLIGNWDRSFGGGVNLSSKLAQIACHGNLCHSFQSFNTCYTDTGLWGLYVVCEPSTIQDMVHFVQREWIRLCTSVTENEVARAKNLLKTNMLLQLDGSTPICEDIGRQMLCYKRRIPIPELEARIEAIDAQTIREICTKYIYDKHPAVAAVGPIEQLPEYSKICSGMYWLRE, from the exons tgtgTGCATGTTGGAACAAGGAAGCTCAGAGTTTCCAAAGCAGCAACAGAAGTAATCTTAAATGTCCCTGAAACTAGGGTGAGTCCTTTGGAAAATGGCTTGCAAGTAGCTTCTGAAGACTCTGGACTCTCAACATGCACA GTTGGTCTTTGGATTGATGCTGGAAGCAGGTATGAAAATGAGAAGAACAATGGAACTGCTCACTTTCTTGAGCATATGGCTTTCAAG GGAACGAAAAAGAGATCTCAGTTAGACCTTGAACTAGAGATTGAGAACATGGGGGCTCATCTGAACGCATACACGTCCAGGGAACAAACTGTGTATTATGCAAAAGCTTTTTCGAAAGATTTACCAAGAG CTGTGGAAATTCTTGCTGACATAATTCAGAACAGTAccctgggagaggcagagaTTGAGCGTGAGCGAGGAGTTATACTTCGAGAGATGCAAGAGGTGGAAACCAATTTGCAAGAAGTTGTCTTTGATTACCTTCATGCCACAGCCTACCAGAATACAGCTCTAGGACGGACAATTTTAGGACCCACTGAAAATATCAA ATCCATAAATCGTAGTGACTTGGTGGAGTACATAACAACACATTACAAAGGACCCAGAATGgtcttggctgctgctggag GGGTCTCTCATGATGAACTACTTGACCTGGCGAAGTGCCATTTTGGTAACTTGCCATCTGCTCCAGAAGGAGGACTGCCACCCCTGCCGCCTTGTAGCTTCACAGGTAGTGAG ATTCGGATAAGGGATGACAAGATGCCCCTGGCACACCTGGCCATAGCTGTCGAAGCAGCCGGCTGGTCAGACCCTGATACAATCCCACTCATGGTAGCCAATACTCTGATAGGTAACTGGGATCGGTCCTTTGGAGGAGGAGTG AATTTGTCCAGTAAACTTGCCCAGATTGCCTGCCATGGTAACCTGTGTCACAGTTTCCAGTCCTTCAACACCTGCTACACTgacacagggctgtggggactCTATGTGGTCTGTGAGCCATCCACTATTCAGGACATGGTGCACTTTGTTCAGAGAGAATG gataAGACTTTGCACAAgtgttacagaaaatgaagtagCTCGAGCAAAAAATCTTCTTAAGACTAATATGCTGCTACAACTTGATG GGTCCACACCAATCTGTGAAGACATTGGAAGACAAATGCTGTGTTACAAGCGCCGAATCCCAATTCCAGAACTGGAGGCAAGAATTGAA GCTATTGATGCCCAGACTATTAGAGAAATCTGCACGAAGTACATCTATGATAAGCATCCTGCAGTTGCTGCCGTGG GTCCAATTGAACAACTTCCAGAGTATAGCAAAATCTGCAGTGGCATGTATTGGCTTCGTGAGTAG
- the PMPCB gene encoding mitochondrial-processing peptidase subunit beta isoform X1 has product MRNRGGMNQRIQEWWLSWLPEQCVHVGTRKLRVSKAATEVILNVPETRVSPLENGLQVASEDSGLSTCTVGLWIDAGSRYENEKNNGTAHFLEHMAFKGTKKRSQLDLELEIENMGAHLNAYTSREQTVYYAKAFSKDLPRAVEILADIIQNSTLGEAEIERERGVILREMQEVETNLQEVVFDYLHATAYQNTALGRTILGPTENIKSINRSDLVEYITTHYKGPRMVLAAAGGVSHDELLDLAKCHFGNLPSAPEGGLPPLPPCSFTGSEIRIRDDKMPLAHLAIAVEAAGWSDPDTIPLMVANTLIGNWDRSFGGGVQNLSSKLAQIACHGNLCHSFQSFNTCYTDTGLWGLYVVCEPSTIQDMVHFVQREWIRLCTSVTENEVARAKNLLKTNMLLQLDGSTPICEDIGRQMLCYKRRIPIPELEARIEAIDAQTIREICTKYIYDKHPAVAAVGPIEQLPEYSKICSGMYWLRE; this is encoded by the exons tgtgTGCATGTTGGAACAAGGAAGCTCAGAGTTTCCAAAGCAGCAACAGAAGTAATCTTAAATGTCCCTGAAACTAGGGTGAGTCCTTTGGAAAATGGCTTGCAAGTAGCTTCTGAAGACTCTGGACTCTCAACATGCACA GTTGGTCTTTGGATTGATGCTGGAAGCAGGTATGAAAATGAGAAGAACAATGGAACTGCTCACTTTCTTGAGCATATGGCTTTCAAG GGAACGAAAAAGAGATCTCAGTTAGACCTTGAACTAGAGATTGAGAACATGGGGGCTCATCTGAACGCATACACGTCCAGGGAACAAACTGTGTATTATGCAAAAGCTTTTTCGAAAGATTTACCAAGAG CTGTGGAAATTCTTGCTGACATAATTCAGAACAGTAccctgggagaggcagagaTTGAGCGTGAGCGAGGAGTTATACTTCGAGAGATGCAAGAGGTGGAAACCAATTTGCAAGAAGTTGTCTTTGATTACCTTCATGCCACAGCCTACCAGAATACAGCTCTAGGACGGACAATTTTAGGACCCACTGAAAATATCAA ATCCATAAATCGTAGTGACTTGGTGGAGTACATAACAACACATTACAAAGGACCCAGAATGgtcttggctgctgctggag GGGTCTCTCATGATGAACTACTTGACCTGGCGAAGTGCCATTTTGGTAACTTGCCATCTGCTCCAGAAGGAGGACTGCCACCCCTGCCGCCTTGTAGCTTCACAGGTAGTGAG ATTCGGATAAGGGATGACAAGATGCCCCTGGCACACCTGGCCATAGCTGTCGAAGCAGCCGGCTGGTCAGACCCTGATACAATCCCACTCATGGTAGCCAATACTCTGATAGGTAACTGGGATCGGTCCTTTGGAGGAGGAGTG CAGAATTTGTCCAGTAAACTTGCCCAGATTGCCTGCCATGGTAACCTGTGTCACAGTTTCCAGTCCTTCAACACCTGCTACACTgacacagggctgtggggactCTATGTGGTCTGTGAGCCATCCACTATTCAGGACATGGTGCACTTTGTTCAGAGAGAATG gataAGACTTTGCACAAgtgttacagaaaatgaagtagCTCGAGCAAAAAATCTTCTTAAGACTAATATGCTGCTACAACTTGATG GGTCCACACCAATCTGTGAAGACATTGGAAGACAAATGCTGTGTTACAAGCGCCGAATCCCAATTCCAGAACTGGAGGCAAGAATTGAA GCTATTGATGCCCAGACTATTAGAGAAATCTGCACGAAGTACATCTATGATAAGCATCCTGCAGTTGCTGCCGTGG GTCCAATTGAACAACTTCCAGAGTATAGCAAAATCTGCAGTGGCATGTATTGGCTTCGTGAGTAG
- the PMPCB gene encoding mitochondrial-processing peptidase subunit beta isoform X4, which produces MRNRGGMNQRIQEWWLSWLPEQCVHVGTRKLRVSKAATEVILNVPETRVSPLENGLQVASEDSGLSTCTVGLWIDAGSRYENEKNNGTAHFLEHMAFKGTKKRSQLDLELEIENMGAHLNAYTSREQTVYYAKAFSKDLPRAVEILADIIQNSTLGEAEIERERGVILREMQEVETNLQEVVFDYLHATAYQNTALGRTILGPTENIKSINRSDLVEYITTHYKGPRMVLAAAGGVSHDELLDLAKCHFGNLPSAPEGGLPPLPPCSFTGSEIRIRDDKMPLAHLAIAVEAAGWSDPDTIPLMVANTLIGNWDRSFGGGVVSEPTSTVLLLMRICPVNLPRLPAMVTCVTVSSPSTPATLTQGCGDSMWSVSHPLFRTWCTLFRENG; this is translated from the exons tgtgTGCATGTTGGAACAAGGAAGCTCAGAGTTTCCAAAGCAGCAACAGAAGTAATCTTAAATGTCCCTGAAACTAGGGTGAGTCCTTTGGAAAATGGCTTGCAAGTAGCTTCTGAAGACTCTGGACTCTCAACATGCACA GTTGGTCTTTGGATTGATGCTGGAAGCAGGTATGAAAATGAGAAGAACAATGGAACTGCTCACTTTCTTGAGCATATGGCTTTCAAG GGAACGAAAAAGAGATCTCAGTTAGACCTTGAACTAGAGATTGAGAACATGGGGGCTCATCTGAACGCATACACGTCCAGGGAACAAACTGTGTATTATGCAAAAGCTTTTTCGAAAGATTTACCAAGAG CTGTGGAAATTCTTGCTGACATAATTCAGAACAGTAccctgggagaggcagagaTTGAGCGTGAGCGAGGAGTTATACTTCGAGAGATGCAAGAGGTGGAAACCAATTTGCAAGAAGTTGTCTTTGATTACCTTCATGCCACAGCCTACCAGAATACAGCTCTAGGACGGACAATTTTAGGACCCACTGAAAATATCAA ATCCATAAATCGTAGTGACTTGGTGGAGTACATAACAACACATTACAAAGGACCCAGAATGgtcttggctgctgctggag GGGTCTCTCATGATGAACTACTTGACCTGGCGAAGTGCCATTTTGGTAACTTGCCATCTGCTCCAGAAGGAGGACTGCCACCCCTGCCGCCTTGTAGCTTCACAGGTAGTGAG ATTCGGATAAGGGATGACAAGATGCCCCTGGCACACCTGGCCATAGCTGTCGAAGCAGCCGGCTGGTCAGACCCTGATACAATCCCACTCATGGTAGCCAATACTCTGATAGGTAACTGGGATCGGTCCTTTGGAGGAGGAGTGGTGAGTGAACCTACAAGCACCGTCCTGCTCTTGATGAG AATTTGTCCAGTAAACTTGCCCAGATTGCCTGCCATGGTAACCTGTGTCACAGTTTCCAGTCCTTCAACACCTGCTACACTgacacagggctgtggggactCTATGTGGTCTGTGAGCCATCCACTATTCAGGACATGGTGCACTTTGTTCAGAGAGAATG gataA